A portion of the Limibacter armeniacum genome contains these proteins:
- a CDS encoding cyclic-phosphate processing receiver domain-containing protein gives MKKLFLDDIRTINMVYDKSMESEFDIVRTYSDFVDYIKTNGLPDFISFDNDLGLDNKGEVALDGYAAAKWLVYESELDLTNLKFKVHSANPVAAKQIHGLLTNYIRHLNEK, from the coding sequence ATGAAAAAACTATTTCTAGACGACATTAGGACAATCAATATGGTTTACGATAAATCCATGGAATCGGAATTTGACATCGTAAGGACGTACAGCGACTTTGTTGATTACATAAAAACAAATGGTCTTCCCGACTTCATCAGTTTTGACAATGACCTAGGACTAGATAATAAAGGAGAGGTCGCACTAGACGGCTATGCGGCAGCCAAATGGTTAGTTTATGAATCCGAACTTGACTTAACTAACCTAAAATTTAAAGTGCATTCTGCTAATCCAGTTGCAGCCAAACAGATTCATGGGCTTTTGACTAATTATATCAGGCACTTAAATGAAAAGTAA